Part of the Cydia pomonella isolate Wapato2018A chromosome 5, ilCydPomo1, whole genome shotgun sequence genome is shown below.
TATTGGGGCTACCTTGAAACTACCTCTTACATGTTCGTTTCTAATTTTATCTAGTCTAGTAACACCCCCCGACCatctcaaaattttcatttcatttacatGAATTTTCTGTTCATGACTTTGTTTGACCGCCCAACATTCAGCGCCGTACAGTAAAGCAGGTCTTATTGCAGTCTTGTATACCTTTCCCTTAGTTTTGATTGGCATTCGAGGGTCACACATGATTCCTGTTAAGCTTCTCCATTTTTGCCACCCCACGTTTACTCTATGCGCTACGTCTGCATCGATGTCGGCGTCTGCTGTCATCAATGAGCCCAGGTATTTAAACTGTGTCACTTTTGGTACAGGTGTTCCGTCGGGGTAGTAAATGGTATTAGCTGTCCTATAATTTGGGTTTGGATCGTACAGATATTCCATGTGTTCAGTTTTTGACTTGCTGACGCGGAGACCGTATTTTTCGAGGGCTGTCATCCAATCCGATAGATCTTTCTGGAGTTGTGTAGGCGTATTGGCCACTAAAGCAATATCATCCGCATATAGCAGACTCCATGGTAGAGGAGCTTGAACATCTTTTGTTAGATAGTCCATGACCAGGTTAAAGAGTAACGGGCTCAAAGCCGATCCCTGGTGTACTCCTACGTTGACTTCAAAGCTGTCACTCAAACCAGCTGGGCTTTTTACCCGAGTTTTGATCCCTTGGTACATATCTTCGATCAGTTTGATGTAATACTCGGGTACATTTTGGGCTCTTAATGCTTGCCACACAAGTCTCCTCGGCACTCGGTCAAACGCCTTCTCTAAATCAATGAATATGAAATGAAGGTTCTTTCTATTCAGTCTGTGTTTTTCCATTAGTACTCTTACTGTCTGTATTGCATCCGTCGTGGATTTGGAAGGAGTAAAGCCGAACTACTAGTATgtacataaacacaaaaataggaTTATCGAGTTCGGCCTAAATCACagcaataaacaatacaaaagaaattaaGCTACAATAcaggtaattaaaattataattaacattataGGAGCAAGCTCACTTTGCGCTTAAAGTTGGATCGcgtataattaaatatgtcaaCCGAGATTAggtgtttttattgtaattatgacAAATTCTACGCAGCGGAGCTCGTACCCCAGCGATAGTGGCAGCCGTCGAGACGCGAATAGGCAAAGTGTCCGTGTCCTGTAGGTGGGAGCTCGGAAACTAATAGCCTCCAGGAGCTCCGGGCAGTTATACTGACCGGTACATATATAAGACGGTAGCATCTTGGGCGTGGCTCGTGTAAATGGACATTTTTTCGACATTATATAGCAGTATCAAAATTGTTATGGCATTTATTTGGGCATTTGTAAGACCCTGACGACACTTGTATCCGACCTTTCCGACATCTTTATGGCACTGTGGCGATATTTGTATGCCACATTCGACATTTGTATGGTCCAAGTAGCCGTACAAATGTCGacgtatacatttatttatttatttaatttttattgcacaacagaaaaacaatcttatagtacaaaaggcggacttaatgccacgaggcattctctaccagtcaaccttaaggctaagcagagagattgtgagcggtgctacaattacaacagcaaaacaaatcaaacaaaaatacatattaataacatatacatacaaatataatacacacatataatatatatatatatttataaagaaaaagaCGAAACAtatgaagctaataaataaatacattaagaatctttcattctgctagcaaagaaagcacgtaatgattttttgaaagcgaacCTATTTGGCGCATTTTGATGTTAAGAGGAAGGAGGTTACATTATGTACCCGATTCACGTATTTATTAATCACAATATTCTTACACCATGCTGACAACTGTTATTataacaaaacacatttttatgtcaattgtaaatcaataaataatagtcCATACAAATGTCGTTGAGACCGTACTAAAATACGTCGTTCAAGAAAATTAACTGTTCTTCGATTAAAAATACCGTCAATGCGTCCATTACTGTTGGAGATAGAATATTATACTATTGTACTTATcgttaattcaattcaattcaattcaaatatactttattcatgtaggcctagcaacaagcacttatgaatagtaagacagtattacatagtTAAAATGTAATGGTAGAATGTGAATAAAAATGCTCATTTGAAAATTGACCCAgggcataattaaaaaaatgttggcattgaaattatgtttgttttgtCAGGGTTCTTTTTGCTACAGAACCCTAACATGTTCACCGCAATCCTTATCACAATATCATGTATACTCGATAATATCGTATAAATACTCGAATTCGCAGCGTCAGTTGTGTATTTCATCTTTCCCTTCGCTGCATCAGTATCGTTGCTTCTCCTATTTACTTCTATGATGTTACTGGGTAAGTgccattttagttttttcttcctAAATTTTAAACACGAATGAAATATGGCTATTATTTATAAGGTGTATCCACACCGCAGTTAACTTTTGTGGAGCAATACTGCAACACGGTAACATAAGGTAGATTACTACACAAAGTTAACTGCAGTGTAAATGCCCCTTTACTCTTATCGCTGTATTTCATTACGttttaaaagtgtaaaaaaccacATTTTTGTCTGTGACTCTGTGTATTAGATACAATATCCAAgtaaggtatttatttgtgtatttaacaATTCAtctaatacatttaattttgttcctAAGTTATGAAAGTTTTTTTAAGATGTCAAAATGgtagaaaaatctttaaaaactcTAACGCTTTGGCCACGAAGCGCACCAGCCGAATGTGCACATTGAACGCCGACGTCGACCGCCATAGGTTAAAACAAGCCTGTGATGGTCACAACCTTTGATATCCTCTGATTTTTCAGCCAGTAACATGTTCGCGACGCTGCTGGTGCTGAGCGCGCTGGCATCAGGCGCACGCGCAGACTGCGACGCCTGCATCGCGGGTCGCTGCCATACCCGCAGACCCATCCTCTCGGGATTCCCCGTCACTGGCCAGATGGCAATTGACCGCACGGATAATATACTCTATCTACAGATTAACTCAAAACAGAATATCGCCATCTTTTTGGACGATCTGCAGCACCGACTGGTTAACATGATGAGCATAACAGGAATGGACTTCGACCAACCGTCCCACACTTTGTATATGCTTACAGAAGATGGAACATTCTATAAGTATTATGTAGCTAGAAATACAACGGTCGGTGGGCTACAGCTAAACGAAGGCATGCGCCCTAATATTATAAGGTATTTTACTGATGATAAACTGGTTTATTTTGAAGGGTATGCAAATAATACTAGTACATTTCATTATGTTGCAATGAATATATTTGATTGGCATTTTACTTTTTCAGTAAATTACTCAATTAACGACTTTATCACTGATGGcagttatatatttttcgttTCTAATAATACGCTGTATGTATGTGATAATCAAGTTTATTCTGGAGCTTACCCACCCAATCCACCCAGACGACTACTAAGCAAGAAACACATAGCAATATCGTCAATATACCATTATGTTGATGAAGACCGTTTTAACGAATGGATATACATTGGTTCTACCACTGAAAAACTTATATATAAACTGAATAAAAATACGCAAGAACTAATTATACACGCTGGTTATAAATCGGGTGCAGTGCAGGATTTTCTGATCGGGAAGGATGGTCTTATAGTTTTCCGCGACGTGGACGGCAGCGTCGTACAGTGGGTGCCATCACTGCCGTCTCAAGATCGTAGTTGCGTCATTGAACCCCCGCACGAGAACTTCTTCGTCAGAGAGACGTGTGTTTTGTGATCGAAATTTTTTAATATccgtattttataaaaatagataattatgtaaaaaatattaataaaacacacacatacacactcATAACATACGtcttttattttaactaaagtGACAAATTTATTTTGATTCAAAAACCCCGTTCTCAAGTAGGTTCACACTTTGACTAGTAGTTAGTCATCATAACGTTAGCCATACCATATAATCATAGTTAGTCATAATATATGTCAGTTATCATTTGCCCGTGCCTTTCGCTCGCGCCAACATATGttcggacaagtacgagcgaaatgcacgtgAATAATAGCAGCGTTTCGTATAGCTAACGGTCTAAAAcactcaaagctcttcatacgaggagtagactccggttggagcaaaaagctatggaaacttagcaggagacaactgcaaattataacaggggtgtttacgggccattatggggtcaaaggaGTTCTGGCCAGCATGGGACActccgacaacaccgattgtcgattGTGTGGTAAAGAGGAAGgcagtaacacacctaatgtgtgaatgtcacgccctcgccagacaaagaatgaagaactttggagcaggctacctggaaccaaaggaattccaAACAAAGGAAAACCATAGAAAAAGACGACGTAAATTGAAAAAACAGCGGCGTCTTTTAGGAAAAAGTTGCAGGGTCACTGTCACTAATTCCTCTACTAAATAACAGTTTTATTAGCTTAACGAGTCCAGCAGCTTGTAGTGGTTGCGCGGGAGCCGAGTTCCACAAGTTGCGATCTCGAGGGGGCTTCGAACTAGATGAATAGATAGCCCATTCTGTTGTTCATAGACCGTCAAACAAGTGGTAATAACACAGTTAATACCTTAGCGAGTCCAGCAGTTTGTTGGTCGCGCGGGAGCTCAGTAGCTCAGTTCCACAAGTTGCGAGCCCGAGGGAGCTGCCGAGATTCGAACTGGATGTATAGAAGGacgattataattttataattagttactttttttcttttaagtatCTATTGTTCATTGACAGTTAAACAAGTGGTGATAACAGTGCTATTAGCTCAGCTAGTCCAGCAGCTTGTAGTGGTCGCGCGGGAGCACAGTCCCACGAGTTGCAAGCCCAAAGCGAAATTATACATTTTGGTATTAAatgattattaataattattttgttatataattccTTTGAGCACCTAACTCGCGCCAAtgaacattataaaaaataccttaaacCTGATTCTTACAAATCTGGACTTTCTTGGGCTCATATTCGTCAGCATTCTCTATCCTTCCATTAAAAaacatgtataaaaaattacattacgtcacgtttaattgtttttttttacttgttataTTTATGTGTACACACACATGCACAAAATATTCTATCAGCATGTGTAACAAAATCAGTGAACCGAAATAAAGTAATCAAAAGTAAAATGATTATTAGAAAATACTACGtcgaaaacaaaaataagtattaaagtcaaatgaaataaacgtaaccaagttatttactttattgaaaCTGAAATATTTTCTTTCAATCAAAAATATACGTTCAAAAATCATTTCCtctaatgaaatatttataaggctCCTTCGTTTCACATTTCTAACAGAAATATACCGTgttcaaaaaaaatcttaaccaAAAATAGTGGATAAATAAAAAGGTAATCTTTTACAATTTTACTCAGATTTTAAACTAATAGCTTTTTCTAGAAACCTCGAAACCATTTTTACACAGAAATACACACACAGACATTGTGGCTAAGTTACGGCCTGAATCGGACATCTCAAAAGAGCCCTTTATCACCTACCTTTCggaataaaaaattatgaatgtatgtatgtatgccaCTTTACtacacataaacaggttaacataaaacagataaaaaatgttatgtacaaaagCGAACTTATCTCTCTGATCACTCTTTAGCTCTACATTTAATGAATTGTTTGTTTTcctgtatctttttactgaggtgtgccaataaagagtattctatctatcttatccctaaaaggaTCTCTATCCCTAATTATCGCCCCGGttcaactttaagatacgtcaaacatttgctaaagatacgatatggattagatatgtcagagCTTCGTCatacaaaaacgtcacttttgaaactgacatatccaatccatatcgtatttaagatgggagtacgctcttttcttgaaggacGTGTTGTTCTGACATATATGGCAGTTcattgatttaaactttcacgatttgtaaacattattaaattttagaaaCCGGACTAAATCACGTATtgcgttttaaatttacctccgacgtttcgaggacggcgttgtccccgtggtctcgtgGTCATAGTCGTGGTCGGTGgtcaatacgcgattaagtcccgtttctataatttaatagtgaCAGTTTATGTCATATATATGTGTGTCTGTATTTGCGTTGTATACAGCTACATGCAAGAAATGCTTTCTTGCAAAGTTTAAGATAGTAAATTagttttggtccttcgagccgtaTTCTGAAATTGGGTATCTACTTACTATGTGACATGCATAAAGTGTAAATAATGCATCGACGTTACGACCCCGGTAGCCGTAAAGCTAAGTATAGTGCAACAATGTATTACAACATTGTGCAACTGTTGAACAACATAATCTCATTAATGTTGGTCCTTATGCGGGTTGGGATTGAACAATGGTTTTCCCGAGGGACTGTCGTGTGATTctccaaaaattaattatgcagtttattttaagtttcacGACGCGGTTGTGATATCTGCAACACGTgtctccttcttcttcctcgcgttgttccggcattttgccacagctcatgggagccgcGGCCATCCGACCTTCAACCAACTAGgctttgttgggattagtccggtttcctcgcgatgttttctttcactgaaaagcgactggtaaatatcaaatgatatttcgtacatacgtcccgaaaaacttattggtacgagccgaggtttgaacctgcgacctcctgATTGCAAGCCACACGctgttaccgctaggccaccagcttTTCTTCCACATACACAATACCGTGTATGAACCAAAATTGCGCTTTGTAGGTACGGAATGGCTGGATCggtatagtattaaaaaaatccaagattttttaaatgtaataggCAGCAAGCGAGcaaacgagccgcctgatgggaagcggtcatcgtcgcccatggacataagcaacatcagaggagccacttatgcgtttccaacctttgagaaccctaaaaacctgcttcttaaagaaccccatgtcatagcgcaagggaaacacctcagaaggtaggtATAATAGAAGATGATGAATATGTTTACGTAGATTCCTCGAATAGCAGTCATAATTCGTATATTTACCTTATATAttgaaaacagttttattttatcaattctATACCTACAGATAAAGTCAATGTAGCTACTGAGAccgtaatattttaaaataagtcaGTTATGATAATGATGCTCAGCTAAAAACCAGAGCAGAGCTGTGTACCCCGTTAATATACCGCCGGTTAGCCaatgaattatttaaacttGGTGACAACCCCAACTTCAGAGAACTGTGCGAAAAGCGACCTTAGTCAGTCGTGATACGGGCGAACGTTTCCACAATGCAGTGGGGTTTGCAAGAAGTGCGGTTGCGACAAGATATATCTTTTAGACGCAATAAATGTTAAGCAAAATCTGCAGATTGCGTGTAGGTAAGCCTTTTGTGATTATTCAAGGTGGCAGCGAAATGAAAAATGCTAACATGTTTTACCTATACAAAgtaaaaattattgtatacactttaacattattgttttttgttCGAACTCTATAAGCTTagtttctttctttttacatttttatgatacaggtagtttttacccgactgagtcagaaggagggtaatgtttttcgagcatATGCATGTAAGTACATATCTTTGGCCCGCATTACAGCCCAAACGGATGGCCGGTTTTGGACATATCAGGTGTCGTTTAATTCGTCAGAATTATGATAGTCATACATATGTATAGGCTATATACATTTTGTAAATGGCGCCCGCAactgaaaaaagcggccaagtgcgagtcggactcgcgcatgaagggttccgtaccatttatgacgtattaaaaaaaaactacttactagatctcgttcaaaccaattttcggtggaagtttgcatggtaatgtatatcatatattttttttagatttttcattctgttattttagaagttaaagggggccgggacacacattttttcactttggaagtgtctctcgcgcaaactattcagtttcgaaaaaaatgatattagaaatctaaatatcatttttgaagacctatccatagataccccacacgtatgggtttgacgaaaaaagattttttgagtttcagttgtaagtatggagaacccccaaaatttattattattttttttttctctttttgtgttaaaatcttaacgcggttcatagaatatatctacttaccaagtttgaacagtatagctcttatagtttcggaaaaaagtggctgtgacataaacggacaaaCGGaaatgacgaatctataagggttccgttgtttgccatttggctacggaaccctaaaaggggGAGAGGgttgttttttttgtcaaagcAATATGGCTACCAAATGAAAGCTAGTGAAAAGACAATTTCAAAAAGATATCAAtcgagtttttatttatataataaaaattgatCATGTAGTTGTCTGGATAATACTCAGAAGGGTGaataatatgtaggtcatacttaCTGAACAACGTTTACTATTGAAACCAACACCGAAAAATGGTATTCCGaacatttgggaggcgtgcaCGGGGTCGAAGCcaacactttaatgaaatgtaaggagtacaccgagcggatgctgcccttgcccgtgtgaTGCATGCACGCAGAGGCTGCTCTTGCCCGTGTGATGCATGCACGCAGAGGCTGCTCTTGCCCGTGTGATGCATGCACGCAGAGGCTGCTCTTGCCCGTGTGATGCATGCACGCAGAGGCaacacccgccagggtgtaaggactattgagagttgatgaaatctaaaataaagTAGGCTATTGGGTGAATGTGATGGACTAATTACTAGGCTATGGGATATAAAACCGGACACCCGTCTAAAAAATGCTATACAAAcagaatataatattaatatagcgtaactatataattaatcacaaattaaaatatttaatttaaaaaatggtatttgttatgttttaataACATAGAAAATCTGTAGATAACAAAAACACACATTCTTCAGTTGGAGTCGAAGGAAGCATTGACATTTCCAATATATTGAGTTAGCGGTCTTATGCGGACAGTCGGGCACACAAGTAGGTGTTATATCTGGAACGCATaacaatagggaccgtgcgcgttggagggtctgccatcttgtggcttgaatcggaaccataaacatgcacatgtacacgtca
Proteins encoded:
- the LOC133518338 gene encoding uncharacterized protein LOC133518338 isoform X1 → MMLLASNMFATLLVLSALASGARADCDACIAGRCHTRRPILSGFPVTGQMAIDRTDNILYLQINSKQNIAIFLDDLQHRLVNMMSITGMDFDQPSHTLYMLTEDGTFYKYYVARNTTVGGLQLNEGMRPNIIRYFTDDKLVYFEGYANNTSTFHYVAMNIFDWHFTFSVNYSINDFITDGSYIFFVSNNTLYVCDNQVYSGAYPPNPPRRLLSKKHIAISSIYHYVDEDRFNEWIYIGSTTEKLIYKLNKNTQELIIHAGYKSGAVQDFLIGKDGLIVFRDVDGSVVQWVPSLPSQDRSCVIEPPHENFFVRETCVL
- the LOC133518338 gene encoding uncharacterized protein LOC133518338 isoform X2: MMLLASNMFATLLVLSALASGARADCDACIAGRCHTRRPILSGFPVTGQMAIDRTDNILYLQINSKQNIAIFLDDLQHRLVNMMSITGMDFDQPSHTLYMLTEDGTFYKYYVARNTTVGGLQLNEGMRPNIISKLLN